The stretch of DNA AGCAAAAATCTGATTGCTTCATCCACAAAACAAAAATGAGATGAAATCTCCAACAACATTGCACGTTCATCAACAACTGCAATAGATATTGTTGCACTATCCAAGTCAGCAATAAAAAAATATTTTCTTCATGCAAAGCTTCCAAAAAAAACACCTTTAAGAGATAACTACAGAAAGTTTAGTGTAGCGCTTTAAATCATCTAACGCAACAAAACTTGCACAATTGAACATCTTTCACTATCTCGTGATGCTCTACTTAATCAAAAAAGGGCTTTCTTTCATCATGTCCGCTACAGAAGAAATCCCCCCCCAATATGCCACCGTAGCATGTAACCAAAGCATATTTTATAATCAGCAAAAAAAGCTATCTTTCTTCACCTGAAGGCTAGTTTAATTTCTTTACATTCCAGATAATCTAAAAATGGTAAAGACTTCTCCAATCCTTCTTTGTACCATCCTATAATACACACTAGCAGGCTTAATAAATATCGCTTCTATTTTCTTCCTCCCCATTAAATATTTTTAATATTTCACAGTAAAAAAACAAGCATGAGGTAACATCCGCTCTCATAAAATAAAGCAAGTATTAACCATTAAAATAACAATCGTTAGGTATTTTAAAAGTCACGCATCTTTAAAATTGCCTTGCTGATTATTGTACCTCATTGATGAGAATTTCGCGTTTTCCAACATGATTAGCGGCTCCAACAATACCTTTTTCTTCCATGCGCTCAACAAGAGAAGCTGCCTTATTATAACCGATTGCAAGCCGGCGCTGAATATAAGATGTCGAACATTTTCTATCACGCATAACAATTTTTACAGCTTGCATATAAAGTTCTTCACCATCCTCACCAAGATTTTCTGCCGTAGAAACTTCAGCAACTGAATCAGCAAGCTCAACATCTTTGTTATCATCTTCGCTATCCGTTACCGTTGCTAAATAATCAGGCTTTCCTTGCATTTTTAGATGTGCCACAATGGATTCAACTTCTTCGTCAGAAACGAAAGGCCCGTGAACGCGTACAATGCGCCCCCCCCCAGCCATATGGAGCATATCGCCTTGGCCCAAAAGCGTCTCAGCTCCTTGTTCTCCCAAAATCGTACGACTATCAATTTTCGATGTTACTTGAAAAGAAATACGGGTAGGAAAATTCGCTTTAATCGTACCTGTAATGACATCCACAGAAGGACGCTGCGTTGCCATAATAAGATGAATACCTGCCGCACGCGCCATCTGCGCTAAACGCTGAATGGCATTTTCAATTTCTTTACCTGCCACCATCATGAGATCGGCCATCTCATCAACAATCACAACAATATAAGGAAGCTGCGTTAGATCCATTGCTTCTTCATGATAAAGCATTTCCCCACTTTCCTTATCAAAACCCGATTGCACAGTACACATGATTGTTTCACCTTTTTGTGCCGCAAGTGCGACGCGTGCGTTAAAACCATCAATATTACGTACACCTAATTTAGCCATTTTGCGGTAACGCTCTTCCATTTCACGGACCGCCCATTTTAAAGCTGTTACAGCTTTTTTGGGATCCGTCACAACAGGCGTTAAAAGATGTGGAATGCCATCATAAACAGAGAGTTCTAACATCTTAGGGTCAACCATGATCAAACGACACTGCTTTGGTGTCATTCGATAAAGAATCGACAAAATCATTGTATTAATTGCAACGGATTTCCCCGACCCTGTTGTTCCCGCAACCAACAAATGAGGCATTTTCGCTAATTCTGCAATGACAGGCTCACCATTAATTCCCTTCCCTAAAGCAAGAGCTAGTTTAAATTGGCTTTCACGAAAAGAACTTGTTTGAATTAATTCCCGTAAATAAACTGTTTCACGAACCGCATTTGGCAACTCAATCCCAATAACATTGCGTCCAGGAATCACAGCAACACGTGTAGAAATGGCAGACATAGAACGAGCAATATCATCGGAAAGATTAATGACCCGCGATGATTTTACTCCAGCTGCAGGCTCAAATTCGTACATTGTCACCACTGGTCCTGGATGAACATGGATAATTTCACCCTTAATGCCAAAATCTTCCAAAACACTTTCCAAAAGCCCAGCACCACGCTCTAATGTTTCCTGTGAAATTATCGTACCTTCATGAAAAACAGGTTCCTGCAATAAATTGATCGGAGGACATTCATAAGTGCCATCATCAAGAGATTGAACGTTTGACATAAAAACAGAATTATAATTGCCTAATGACGTGTTAGCAGACCGCAATGCTTTGCCTTTTTGTTTTATTGCAAGAAAATCTTCTGAACTCTTTGCGACATCTTCTGTTTTACCACCGGTAATATTCTTGGTATTTTTAGTTGTTTTAGGAATTTCGACATCACTAGCCCCTACATCGCTTAACGTATCAGTAGAATCTTCAACAACGATCTCAGAGTGACGCATTTGATGCTTTCTAACAGAATCACTCTTTACATTCATTAAAGCAGAAATTTTCTCAATTCCTCGGGTACTTTTTTCTGGAGATTCGGATAATATTGAATCGAAAAACTGTGGAAAGCGGCATTCAAGAACACGATAAAGAGCTGTAATTGACTCATCGAATCCAGAAGTAGTATCGGATGTAATTTCATTCCCCATGAACTCAATCGGGGTTACCTCCTCTCCTGAAGGTGTAGTGTCCATCTGTTCTAATATAAAGGATTCACACTCAAAAAATGCGTCATCGGAAAGATGCAAAATAGGCTTTGTTTTTTGCACCACATTTTCTACTTGTAATTTATGCTCCTGTGTATCCTCCTTAAGCGGCGTACTAACAGCTTGCCGTGACAAATGCTCCAAAACCGTTGAATGACAAATTGATGCTTTATTCTCTAGCGATTGAGGATTAATCACCCTTTTGGTTGATGGAGAATTTGTTGTTTTTTTGTTACAGTGTATAATATTCGTAAGATTGTTTTGCTCTTTCTTGATCAAAACTTTAAACTGTTTGGCAAAAACTGGATCTGTTTCTATACGACGACGCAAAATCTCAACTTCTGGTGTTCGTGTAAAACGCACGTTTTGTCCGAGCGTGAATGCCTTTTTCCATACTTCCGGATAAGGAAATATCTCTGCAATCTTAGTATATGAATTTCTTTCTGATGCATCTTGTACACTCTCATCAGGAAAAGAAGGCGTAGAAATAGATTTTTTTTTCGAATTATGCATGACACCCAACAAACTGATAACAATAAGAACAATTACCTCTTCAAAAAGAATGCATAGAGACTATAGAGTACGAAGGTTAATAACCTTTTGCTGGCTGTCACTTTTAATAAAAAATAATGCTATAATTTCTCTTAATGAGACTTTCTCCACAAATATTGGGCAAATTGCTAAATTCATAGTTTCTATAAGCTGTAAGCCATTTGTTTCGAAGAAAATTCTGTAATAAAAAATTACAGAAAAATCGCCAATTGTTCTCTTTCCTTTCCATTACATAAAAACAGTTAATATAAGAAGCGTTCTTTGAACTCTCCAACCTCATTGTCATGAAACAAATCAATTTTTTACCTTTTATAAGATTATCCTTGTTATTCTTATTTAAAAAGGTTCAAATGGAAAAAATTTTTAATAAAACAAAAATAGAGAAAAATAGGGAGTGAATCATGTTTAATAAGCGTAAATTTTATATCAATGGTCTATGGGACGATCCAAGCACTCCTCACGATCTACATGTCATTAATCCATCAACAGAAGAGGCTTGTGCTATCATTAGCCTTGGCAGCATAAGAGACGCAGATAAAGCAATTAACGCGGCTAAAATAGCTTTTCAAACTTGGAAAACAACCCAACCTAGTGAACGTCTGGGCTTCGTTGAAAAAATTTTAGAAATCTATGAAAAACGCTCAGGTGATATGGCAAAAACCATTTCAATGGAAATGGGAGCACCTATTGATATGGCGCTCAATGCGCAAACCGCAACCGGCAGTTCTCATATTCGCAACTTTATCAAAGCTTACAAAGAATTTTCATTCCAAGATGTTTTAATAGAAGGAAATGAGCAAGCGATTCTTCATTATGACCCTATCGGCGTCGTAGGGTTGATCACACCATGGAATTGGCCCATGAATCAAGTGACTCTTAAAGTTATTCCTGCTCTCTTGGCTGGCTGTACTATGGTGTTAAAACCCTCTGAAATTGCTCCTCTTTCTGCTATGCTTTTTGCTGAAATTTTAGATGAAGCTGCCCTCCCAGCCGGTGTTTTTAATTTAATCAACGGTGATGGTGCTAACATTGGTTCTTACCTCTCTGCTCATCCAGACCTAGAAATGATCAGCTTTACCGGATCAACCAGAGCAGGGAAAGATATTTCTAAAAATGCTAGCAACACTTTAAAACGAGTCTGTCTGGAACTTGGAGGTAAAGGAGCTAACATCATCTTTGCTGATGCCGATACAGACGCTATTCAACGCGGTGTACGACACTGCTTTTATAATAGTGGACAAAGCTGTAATGCACCAACACGTATGCTTGTGGAACAAGCCATCTATGACAAAGCCATCGAAACAGCCAAAGATATTGCTGAAAAAACACAAGTGGGGCCAGGGGACCAAGCAGGAAATCACATTGGTCCCGTAGTTTCAAAACAACAATACGACAAAATCCAAGATCTTATCCAATCTGGAATTAATGAAGGTGCAACTCTTGTCGCAGGCGGAACTGGTTTACCAATAGGAATGAAACGCGGTTATTATGTACGCCCAACAGTCTTTGCTGATGTGAAATCTCATATGCGTATTTTTCGAGAAGAAATCTTTGGTCCAGTCCTCTCGATTCTTCCCTTTAATACAGAAGATGAAGCCGTAACTTTGGCCAATGACACCGAATACGGTCTTACAAACTATATACAATCGCAAGATCGCAGCAAATGTCGTCGTATCGCTGCACAAATACGATCTGGAATGGTAGAAGTTAACGGGCATGGACTACCCAGTGGTAGTTACTTTGGAGGCGTAAAATTTTCTGGGCGTGCTCGTGAAGGTGGTCCCTGGGGTATTAAGGAATTTCTCGATACCAAAGCAATTTCATACTGGTAAAAGGATTTTATTCAAAGCTTTATAGGAATTTTATGATAACACAGCAAATAACGGATGAAGATGCTCTTGGACAACGACTCGATCAGTGGTTAGCTAAACAATATCATAATGTGCTGTCACGTTCACGTCTGCAAACCCTCATCCGTGAAGGCTATCTTAAAATTGATGGTCAATTAATAAAGGAGCCTAAAACAAAATTAAAACCTAACCAAATTATAGAGTTGACGATACCTGTCCTTCGTGACGCAGAACCTAGCGGTGAAGCCATTGCATTGGATATTCTCTTTGAAGATGATCATGTCATTGTCATCAATAAACCAGCCGGTCTCGTTGTCCATCCCGGCAATGGCAATTGGAGTGGAACATTAGTTAACGCTCTTGTCTATCATTGTGGTGAAAGTTTGTCTGGTATCGGAGGTGTTAAACGCCCCGGCATTGTGCATCGTCTCGATAAAAATACAAGTGGAGTCATGGTGGTCGCTAAAAATGACCTAGCTCATAAAAGCCTCAGTGCCCAATTTTCTGACCATGGGCGTACCAGCGCATTAGATCGACGATATCATGCTTTGATTTGGGGATCTCCTAACCGTAATGTTTGGACAATTGATGCAGCTCTTGGACGCTCTCCCCATAACCGAACGAAGCAAGCCGTCGTCCATAACAAAAGCTTCCATGCTCGTCACGCTATTACACATTTTTCTCTCTTAGAAAAATATGGAATTAGTACAGATACAACATCTTTTGCTAGCCTTCTGGAATGTCGTCTAGAAACCGGACGCACACACCAAATTCGTGTTCATATGGCCCATATAGGACATCCACTCGTAGGTGATACTGTTTATGGAAATGCTTTTAAAACAAAATCAAATATATTCGATCCGATTATTAAAAATGCAATTGATCAATTTAACCGACAAGCACTCCATGCAACCAGTCTTACTTTTGAGCATCCCGCTACAGGTAAAGTTATGTCTTTTTCTTCACCACTCCCCCAAGATATGATTGAACTTATCAATCATTTTAAAAAAATTAATTGAAACTTTTAGCCTTCTCAGGATTTCACAATAAAGTATCTCTTTTTGAACAAAATTGAAAATTATGCTAGAATAAAACTAAAGAGATATTTATAATGTCTAGAAATGGAATTTGCCTTATCAGGGAATTCGTGTAAAAGGAGGGTGCTATATGGCCCATATGAATCTGCTATCAGTGACCACAGGTGACGGAGGATTGAATCGTTATCTAGAGGAAGTGCGTCATTTTCCCATGCTTGAGCCCAAAGAAGAATATATGCTGGCTCAACGTTATCGTAAACATAATGATCTAAAAGCTGCGCATAGACTGGTAACAAGTCATTTGCGTCTTGTCGCCAAAATCGCAATGGGGTATCGAGGCTACGGCTTGCCCATTGGGGAGGTCATTTCGGAAGGCAATGTTGGGCTTATGCAAGCTGTTAAGCGTTTCGAACCGGAACGTGGTTTTCGTCTTGCAACCTATGCTATATGGTGGATTAAAGCCTCAATCCAAGAATATGTATTGCGATCTTGGAGCTTGGTAAAAATTGGAACAACTGCCAATCAAAAGCGCTTATTTTTCAACCTTCGTAAATTGAAAAGTAGGATTCAAGCCCTTGATAATGGCGATCTCAATTCAGAGCAAATTAAAGAGATCTCAACAAAATTGAATGTCACAGAAGATGAAGTTGTATCGATGAATCGTCGACTTTGTGGTGATACTTCACTCAATGCGCCTCTTCGCACAAAAGAAGGTGAAAATGGTGAGTGGCAGGATTGGTTAGTGGATCACTCTGACAACCAAGAACAAGTTTTGATCGAACAAAATGAATTGGAAAATCGTCGTTCCATGCTAACAGATGCTATGGATAATTTGAATGAGCGTGAAAAGCGTATATTTAAAGCACGTCGTTTAAGTGATGAGCCGCTGACGCTAGAAGAACTCTCAAGTGAATTTCACATCAGTCGGGAACGTGTAAGACAAATTGAAATGCGTGCATTTGAAAAAATACAGCATTCTATCAAAGCTTCTGTTTTATCCCAAAATCAGGTGTAAACCTCCCAAAGGTGGATGTAAATTCAGTGTGTTGATGTATTTTTGAAAAGAACAAGAGCCAACGTATATTGGCTCTTGTTCTTGAAGCTAAGCTGCTAGATCCTTTTATTAAGGGCTTGTTACGACTTTTTCTTCATATCCATCAATGCTCTATTCTTTTTTATCAAGATGTGTCGACTTATTTGATTGTGCAAGCCACTGTCCTATAACTTCATTAAAAATAGATTCACCTTTTGGCCCTTTTGCAAAGGTCAATTCATTTATACGTCCGTTTTTATCAGTCAACACCAAACGCACCCAATCTAATTCTCGCATCAGTTGTAGATTTCGGTCAAGAAATGGATGATTACCGCTCAATGCAACAAGAAAAAAGTTATCTCCAATCTTCGCTGTAACAGTCCTTGCTAAAGCTTGCCCAATGGAGTGTTCACTTGCCTTAAAAACCAATGTTTGAACATTGCTTATAACTTTCCCTGAAAATTTATCAGAAAGATTAAAAATAAGATCCATAATATACGCAGCAGGAAGAGACAGATCGGTATTACGACGTAGAATCAATCGTAATGATAACCCTTCATCTGGAATTGTTATATCACCTTGTATAATCAACTCTTCTGGAGCTCCCTTCATATGGGATTCCTTTATAAGCATCCAACGAGCACTCCCCATTGCAACTTTTTCTGCATCATAATCTGTACGCGCCTGATAAAAGATAGCCTCACCTACTTGTTCAGTTGACTGCAAATTTGTGGTAACAACTGTTGAGATTTCTTTCTCATTTGAAGAATTTTCTGTTTGGTCTAAGCCTGTATCAACTTCGCTCCCATCTTCTAACAAGCGTTGCGTTAACTTTCTATTAACCGAAAATGCTTTTGGTAATACATGAGAAACTTGAACATTCACCTCCGACAACTGATCATTATTTGTTACAAACATACGCCCACCAACGAAATAAATACCAATGATTAAAGTGACCAGACTAGCTACAATAGCAGCACCTATCATGATACGCTTTTGCACCGAAGACTGATTAGCACGTCGCACAGCTTGAGAAAAAATATGCGAAACAATATGCAGATTATCTATTTGCGGAGCAGAATCTAAAGGTAAAGATTTTAACGTATTCTTGTCAAAGTGCTGAGAAGCAAAATGAGCATTCATATTGACAGGTTCAGCATCAGGCAATCCCGAGACAGACTCACCAAATACTTCTTTATCTTTTGAATTTGTAATTCTACCCCGTGCTCCTTCTATTACCACAACTGAAAACTCATGATCGTGTGGAAGCACAGAGTTTTTTGTGTGTTGATGACTTTCAGCTATACTCGTAGATTTCCATCCAATAATTGAAGAAAGCAACTCCTTTTCAATCGCTAAATATTCTTCTTCAACAGTTGCAATAGCACTTTGCAAAGTCTGTCTTTGCTCATCTGCCATCGCTTGTGGTATTGTTGCTGCGACAAACTGATGTTCCAGTGTTTCGATAGCTCGTTTATAAATTCTCTGGCGCACTTGTGGTGTAACATTATTTTGCGCATCCATTGCCTTTTTTAAGATTCCAACGAAATCTACCATATCCTTTATAATCTTTCTCAAACTGAGAAGAAAAATCCCAGCCGCAAGGACGAAAACGTCTTTATTTCAGTCCTCTAAATTGATTTTCATTTACATTGATACAACTATCGTTGTAGTTTAAAGTGAATATGGAAAATAAACAATGCTCTTTTGTACCTTTCCCTCACCTGCTCTTAAGTCTCTATTTATACAAAAAATACTGAAACAACGTGAAAAACTCTACGGGAACCTAAAAATAATGATTAATTTACAAAAGGATCAGTAATAAGGATAGTATCTTCACGCTCAGGGCTAGTGGATAATAAAGCCACCCGTGTATTGATCATTTCTTCAATATAACGTATATATTTAACAGCCTGCACTGGTAAATCTTCCCAGCTCAACGCATGTGCTGTTGCTTCCTTCCAACCTTCTAATGTCTCATAAATAGGCTTCACACGGGTCTGAGCTCCCATGGAAGAGGGTAAATAATCAATTCTTTTACCATCAAGCTCATAACCAATACAGATTTTAATTTCATCCAAACCATCCAAAACATCAAGCTTTGTTAGTGCTATACCCTGAACACCACAAACCGTTACCATCTGACGTACTAAGACAGCATCAAACCAACCACAACGACGTTTTCGGCCTGTTACAACGCCAAATTCACGACCATGCATTCCAAGAAATTCGCCAATATCATTTATCTGTTCTGTTGGAAATGGTCCTTCTCCAACACGTGTTGTATAAGCTTTTGCAATACCTAAAACATAATGAATTGAGCTAGGCCCCATACCCGAACCAGTACATGCCTGTCCAGCAACTGTGTTAGATGACGTCACATAAGGATAAGTCCCAAAATCATTATCTAATAAAGCACCTTGTGCACCTTCAAAAAGAATGCGCTTTCCCATTCGATAACTTTCATCTAAAAGACGCCACGTACAATCCATAAAGGGTAGAATTTCATCCGCTACTCGCATCAACTCCTCATAAAGTGCTTGAGAATCAATTTCTGCAACGCCCATTCCACGACGCAAAGCATTATGATGTCCTAAAAGTCGTTCGATCTTAGCCATCAGCGTATTAGCTTCCGCCAAATCCATTACTCGGATAGCACGGCGTCCCACCTTATCTTCATAAGCTGGACCAATACCACGCTTTGTAGTACCAATTTTTAAACTAGATAAGCCACTTTCCCGAGTTGCATCAAGATCACGATGCAAAGAAAGAATCAATGGGGCGTTTTCAGCAATACGTAAAATTTCTGGTGTAATTTTCACTCCCTGATCACGTAGCTTTTTTAATTCTGCTACAAAATGATGGGGATCAACAACAACACCATTACCGATAATTGATAGCTTCCCACGAACTAAACCAGACGGTAGAAGCGATAATTTATAACTAACCCCATCAACAACCAATGTATGACCTGCATTATGACCACCCTGATATCTTACTACGATATCTGCTCGCTCAGACAACCAATCTACAATTTTACCTTTGCCTTCATCACCCCATTGTGTACCAACAACTACTACATTGGTCATAACTTTCTCCGTCGTGTTTTGTCAAATAAAACCAGTATTCAAAAACAAATACTCCCTTATAACGAAACCTTAGAGCAAGTGCGACTCTTCATTTCAGCTTTTTCCCAATCTTCAAGTACTTAAATTTTCAGATCATGATAATAAAGGCAAAAAAATAACCAAAAGATAAACTACATATCTTCATGCCCAATCAGTCATTTTTTCGGCAAAAAGTAGAAATATTTAGAGCTTTTCCTTGTTGCTCTTGCTAACATCTAAAAAAATCACTCATAGCCCCTCGTAATTCTTTACAAGATGTAACATCAATTGAAGATTGTTTTCTGATACAAGATTACGAGAGATCATTATATCTCTCGTAATTTTTTTGGGCAAAAACACGTTATAAAATCACCAACAGTACCTTAAAGTCGCGCTTTTTCAACCTGAAATGCCCATTCAAGCCATTGTGTTAAAATTTCAAGATCAGAAGCCTCAATTGTTATACCTGTCCAAATCCGAAGCCCTGGCGGAGCATCTCGATACGAACCAATATCATAAGCAGCCCCTTCCTCATCAAGACGATTCACTACCGCTTTTATAAAAGATATTCGCTTTTCAGTATCCAAAGCAGTAATCACTGGATCCACAATATCTAAACAAACAGATGTACTAGAACGTACTTGGGGATCTTTTGCTAAATATTCTAACCACGGTGTTTTACGAACAAAGGCATCAAGTACAGCAAAGTTTTTCTCAACACGCGCCCTTAATGCCTGCAGACCACCCTGT from Bartonella taylorii encodes:
- a CDS encoding DNA translocase FtsK is translated as MHNSKKKSISTPSFPDESVQDASERNSYTKIAEIFPYPEVWKKAFTLGQNVRFTRTPEVEILRRRIETDPVFAKQFKVLIKKEQNNLTNIIHCNKKTTNSPSTKRVINPQSLENKASICHSTVLEHLSRQAVSTPLKEDTQEHKLQVENVVQKTKPILHLSDDAFFECESFILEQMDTTPSGEEVTPIEFMGNEITSDTTSGFDESITALYRVLECRFPQFFDSILSESPEKSTRGIEKISALMNVKSDSVRKHQMRHSEIVVEDSTDTLSDVGASDVEIPKTTKNTKNITGGKTEDVAKSSEDFLAIKQKGKALRSANTSLGNYNSVFMSNVQSLDDGTYECPPINLLQEPVFHEGTIISQETLERGAGLLESVLEDFGIKGEIIHVHPGPVVTMYEFEPAAGVKSSRVINLSDDIARSMSAISTRVAVIPGRNVIGIELPNAVRETVYLRELIQTSSFRESQFKLALALGKGINGEPVIAELAKMPHLLVAGTTGSGKSVAINTMILSILYRMTPKQCRLIMVDPKMLELSVYDGIPHLLTPVVTDPKKAVTALKWAVREMEERYRKMAKLGVRNIDGFNARVALAAQKGETIMCTVQSGFDKESGEMLYHEEAMDLTQLPYIVVIVDEMADLMMVAGKEIENAIQRLAQMARAAGIHLIMATQRPSVDVITGTIKANFPTRISFQVTSKIDSRTILGEQGAETLLGQGDMLHMAGGGRIVRVHGPFVSDEEVESIVAHLKMQGKPDYLATVTDSEDDNKDVELADSVAEVSTAENLGEDGEELYMQAVKIVMRDRKCSTSYIQRRLAIGYNKAASLVERMEEKGIVGAANHVGKREILINEVQ
- a CDS encoding aldehyde dehydrogenase family protein; translated protein: MFNKRKFYINGLWDDPSTPHDLHVINPSTEEACAIISLGSIRDADKAINAAKIAFQTWKTTQPSERLGFVEKILEIYEKRSGDMAKTISMEMGAPIDMALNAQTATGSSHIRNFIKAYKEFSFQDVLIEGNEQAILHYDPIGVVGLITPWNWPMNQVTLKVIPALLAGCTMVLKPSEIAPLSAMLFAEILDEAALPAGVFNLINGDGANIGSYLSAHPDLEMISFTGSTRAGKDISKNASNTLKRVCLELGGKGANIIFADADTDAIQRGVRHCFYNSGQSCNAPTRMLVEQAIYDKAIETAKDIAEKTQVGPGDQAGNHIGPVVSKQQYDKIQDLIQSGINEGATLVAGGTGLPIGMKRGYYVRPTVFADVKSHMRIFREEIFGPVLSILPFNTEDEAVTLANDTEYGLTNYIQSQDRSKCRRIAAQIRSGMVEVNGHGLPSGSYFGGVKFSGRAREGGPWGIKEFLDTKAISYW
- a CDS encoding RluA family pseudouridine synthase, producing MITQQITDEDALGQRLDQWLAKQYHNVLSRSRLQTLIREGYLKIDGQLIKEPKTKLKPNQIIELTIPVLRDAEPSGEAIALDILFEDDHVIVINKPAGLVVHPGNGNWSGTLVNALVYHCGESLSGIGGVKRPGIVHRLDKNTSGVMVVAKNDLAHKSLSAQFSDHGRTSALDRRYHALIWGSPNRNVWTIDAALGRSPHNRTKQAVVHNKSFHARHAITHFSLLEKYGISTDTTSFASLLECRLETGRTHQIRVHMAHIGHPLVGDTVYGNAFKTKSNIFDPIIKNAIDQFNRQALHATSLTFEHPATGKVMSFSSPLPQDMIELINHFKKIN
- the rpoH gene encoding RNA polymerase sigma factor RpoH; its protein translation is MAHMNLLSVTTGDGGLNRYLEEVRHFPMLEPKEEYMLAQRYRKHNDLKAAHRLVTSHLRLVAKIAMGYRGYGLPIGEVISEGNVGLMQAVKRFEPERGFRLATYAIWWIKASIQEYVLRSWSLVKIGTTANQKRLFFNLRKLKSRIQALDNGDLNSEQIKEISTKLNVTEDEVVSMNRRLCGDTSLNAPLRTKEGENGEWQDWLVDHSDNQEQVLIEQNELENRRSMLTDAMDNLNEREKRIFKARRLSDEPLTLEELSSEFHISRERVRQIEMRAFEKIQHSIKASVLSQNQV
- a CDS encoding adenylosuccinate synthase gives rise to the protein MTNVVVVGTQWGDEGKGKIVDWLSERADIVVRYQGGHNAGHTLVVDGVSYKLSLLPSGLVRGKLSIIGNGVVVDPHHFVAELKKLRDQGVKITPEILRIAENAPLILSLHRDLDATRESGLSSLKIGTTKRGIGPAYEDKVGRRAIRVMDLAEANTLMAKIERLLGHHNALRRGMGVAEIDSQALYEELMRVADEILPFMDCTWRLLDESYRMGKRILFEGAQGALLDNDFGTYPYVTSSNTVAGQACTGSGMGPSSIHYVLGIAKAYTTRVGEGPFPTEQINDIGEFLGMHGREFGVVTGRKRRCGWFDAVLVRQMVTVCGVQGIALTKLDVLDGLDEIKICIGYELDGKRIDYLPSSMGAQTRVKPIYETLEGWKEATAHALSWEDLPVQAVKYIRYIEEMINTRVALLSTSPEREDTILITDPFVN